From the Candidatus Methylacidiphilales bacterium genome, the window AGGTACTGGTCGGTGATGCTGGCAATCTCGATGTCGTAGATGTCGACCTCGGTTTTCTTGATGAGGTACAGCAAAAGGTCGAGGGGGCCCTCGAATGAGGGCAGGGAGACACGCCAGGGGTCTGTCGGCAGATCGGTGATTTCACTCATGGTTGGATACCGACCGCTTTCCGCACACGTTCGAGGGTGGTGGCCGCGACCACGCGTGCTTTCTCACCGCCCTGCTGGAGAACCCCCGCGACCCAGCCGGGGTCGGCGGCCAGTTCGGCGCGTTTTTCCCGCATCGGACGCAGGAATTCCCAGAGCAGTTCAAACAGTTCCTTTTTGTAGTCGCCGTAGCCCCTGCCTCCCGCCTGCATGCTGGAAACCAAGGCCGCAAACTGTTCGTCCGAGGCGGCTGGTTTGGCCAAGGCCAGCAGGAGCGAACCCTCGATGGGTTTGGGCGCTTCGACCGGAGTCGAGTCGGTCTTGAGCGACATGATCTTTTTGCGGAATTCCTTTTCCGGGGCGAACAAGTCGAGCGTGTTATGATAGGACTTGGACATCTTCTGGCCATCCAATCCCGGAAGCGTTGCGGTTTCTTCGCGGATCGATGGCTCGGGCAGCTTGAACACCGGACCGAAGGCTTCGTTGAACTTCTGGGCGATGTCGCGGGTGACTTCGAGGTGTTGTTTTTGGTCCTTTCCCACCGGGACGAGGTCGGCGTCGTATAAGAGGATGTCCGCGGCCATCAGGACCGGGTAGGCAAAGAGACCGTGATTGGCGGCCAGGCCCCGGGATGTTTTGTCTTTGTAGCTGTGACAACGCTCGAGCAAGCCCACCGGGGTGACCTGTGAAAGATACCAGGCGAGTTCATGCACCTCGGGCACGGCGCTCTGGCGGTAAAAAACCGTCCGCGAAGGGTCCAAACCGCAGGCAAGGAAGTCCACGGCCAGATCCTGCACCCTCTGTTCCAATCCACCGGATTCTCCGGCCGAGGTCAGGGCGTGGTAGTCCGCGATAAAATAAAAGCACCCCTCGTGCCGGGCCTGGAGCTCGATGGCCGGCCGCATCATCCCGAAGTAATTCCCGAGATGGGCTGCCCCCGAAGGCTGGATTCCCGACAAGACGCGCATCGAATAGGGATGCCCGACAGAGGCAAGCACTTCCAGAAGATTTTTTGGGGAGTTTTGCCGCTCGGCACCGCCTGCCCCTCTCCCATTGGCCAGATCAAGGGTTTTCAGCTGCTGAGTGAAGTCAACGCCCCGCCACAATCTTCAAATCATCCGCCAACGAGACCCTCGGTCCTTTGGCTCCGGGGTCGAGAGGTTTACGCAAGCGTTCCAGGGCCTCGCGGAACCGTTCTTCTTTGGCTCCGGGCATCGAGGCCCCGACCGCTGCCAGACCACCGGCAAGCTTGCGCCAGCGGGCGGCATCCATCGCCGTCCATGCCGGCCGGGATGCCATCCCGCCGGCCAACTGGCCCAACCGTTTGAAAACCGCCTCGGTCTGGTTGTCATTCCATTTTCCCCCGGCCAACTGGCGGGCAAAATCATCACAGACAACCGCGTCGGGCTGCTCAGGCAAGACACGTGCGAATTCTGCCGCTGGCAGGATTTCCTTCAAAACCCACAGGGTGGATTCCCAGTCCTCGCGCACCACGTCATCCTCCGCAGTCTTGCGGCGATGGGCCAATTCACGCAGCACCGCCAATTGACCGGTGATCCATGCCTGGGGTCCGCCCCAGATTTCTTTCCAATGCCGCGGCTCGCGTTCCTGGTGCGACTCCAATTCAAAATGCAACCGGGGGTGTCCGGCCCTGACCAGTTCCGGATCAATCACTTGGTGGCAGGCCACGCAGGTATTGGCCCGGAGATAGAGATCCTGCAAATCACGCATCCCTGCCGCCACCCGCTGCCCCCGGCTGTAGTCTTTCCGGGTGTGCGAGCGCCACCAACCCTCCGCAGCTCCGTGGCACGACTCGCAGGATATCCCCTCCTCAATCCGGGCCGAGGCCGCCAGCCTCTCCGGTGCCACTGCGGCAAATGGGGCATGACAAGTGGTGCAACGCGCATCCCGGGCCGCATCGGCCATGCCCAACGCCTCGGCCATCCGGGCCGAACGTGCCGTGGTCAGTGTGCTGTGGCCACGCGAGTGCGGATCAGCCCGGAACCACACGGTGTATTGCTTGGAGAGGTCCCCCGCACCGCCGTGGCATCCGCTCGTCGAACAATTCTTGGAGCCGACAAAGTCGGGGGCTGCTGCCAACAGCAACGGCCCAAACGCAAACGCCGATGAAAACAGGACGAACGCCTTCATTTCCAGCTTTGGTGGGCGCTTATGGCCGATGTTCAGGTCCGGGCAATTTTTTGAAATTCTCACACAAGCGTCCTTGAGATTGGCATGTACTCTGTTACCAAAGTCATAGATGGTCACCGTTCCAATGGAAAGCAAACTTGGTCAGGGAGAGGCCCTGAGCTGCGATCGGCTGCTCGGCTTCCTTCCCGCCCTCGGCGAGGTTCCCAAGGGAGTCTTCACCAAATTCGCCGAAGGCGCCGCCTCCGTCCGCCATTTCAAGGCCGGCGACCTCGTCTGCCGCGAGGGTGACTTCGGTTCCACCGCCTTTTACATCGTCTCGGGCAGTGTGGACATCTTCATCGCCTCACCCCAGGCCCACATCACCACTTCCCTGCAAACCGGCGGATTCTTCGGCCGCACCATCGCCCGCATGAAGAGTGCGCTCCGGCCTGAAACCAACGATGGCCGCAAGGACACCCCTCCCCGTCGCCGCTGGATCCCCGTCGATGCCAGTGTCGACCTCGCCGTCGGCTCCCCCATCGCCCAACTGGGTGCGGGGGAACTTTTCGGGGAGATGACCTGCCGTACCTTCCAACCCCGGTCCGCCACGGTGCGCGCACGCGAGGATTGCGTCATGGTCGAGATGCTCCGGGTCGTCCTCGATATGCTCGTGGGCACGCGCGATATCATGGAGGAGATCAAATCGACCACCAAGGTCAAAGCCCCCACCTTCAAGGGCACCTCCTTCAAAGCCGAACTCGACAAAAAATACCGCGAGCGCGCCCTGCTCAACCACATCCGCAACGTCCCGATCTTTGAATCGCTCGATGAATCCTTCGTCCAACAGCTCTGCGCCCGGGCCGGACTGCAAACCTTCTACAAGGGCCAGGTCATCTGTCGTGAGAACGACCCCGCCGACCGCTTCTACCTCATCCGCCAGGGGATGGTAAAGGTGAGCCAGGGCATGCCCGGGGGCGAAATGGTCCTCACCTATCTTTCCCGTGGCGACTACTTCGGGGAAATCGGGCTGGTCCGCCGTCTCCCCCGCACCGCCACCTGCACCGCCACCGACACGGTCGACCTCGTGGTCATCGGCGCCGACGACTTCCATGCCATGCTGGCCGCCTATCCCTCGGTGGCGCAAACGATCGAGGCCGTCGTCGACCAGCGTCTGGCTCCTTCCAGCCGGGAGCGCCCGGCTTCGCTCCCCGCGAGTTCCACTCTGCGGGAAGCCCTCGACCTCGGTCTCCTCCAGGCGCAAAACCTCCTCCTCATCGATCTCGAAAAGTGCACCCGTTGCGATCTTTGCGTGCAGGCCTGTGCCGAAGCCCATGAAGGGGTCACCCGTCTCCTCCGCGACGGCACCCGCTACCAGAATTACCTCGTGGCCACCGCCTGCCGATCCTGCCAGGACCCGCTCTGCATGACCCAGTGCCCGGTCGGTTCCATCCGCCGGAAGGAAAGCCTGGAAATCGTCATTGAGGACTGGTGCATCGGTTGCACCAAGTGCGCCGAGCTCTGTCCCTACGGCAACATCACCATGCATCCCATCGAGTGGAAGCTGGACAAAGCGGAAACGGCAAACAAAAAACCGGAAACACCACCGGCCACAGCCACCCCGGCGGCCAAGAAACCCGCCGCCACAAGCAAGGCCACCACCTGCGACCTCTGCACCGACCTGGCCACTCCGAGCTGCGTCTATGCCTGTCCGCACGACGCCGCCATGCGCGTCAATCCGGTCGACTTCTTCTCCCGGAGAATGCCCGGTCTGTCCGGATTGCTGATGGGCGAGAAAAAACCCATCCAACGCGCCCATTTCCGCACCACCCATTGACCCTCCCATGATCATCGACCGAAGCCACCGCATCTGGGCCGTCACCACGGGCATCGCCACCTTCCTGGCCGGGCTTGCCTATTACCTGACTTTTTACTCGGGCCTCATCCCCGGTTCGCTCCATGAAAGTTTCGGTGGCAGTCTGCTGGGTCTGTTCTTTGGCATGGTGTCCTTTCTCATCTTCCTTTTCGCCGCGCTTTTGGGCTGGCGGCGCAAACACCCCAGCTGGCGCATCGGACGGATGCAGTTCTGGATGAAGGGCCACATCTGGCTGACTTTCCTCACCGTTCCGCTCATCCTCTTCCACTGCGGGTTCCGCTTCGGTGGTTTTCAAACGTCCCTCCTCATGGGCATCTACCTAGCCGTGATGCTCAGTGGTGTCTATGGACTCCTGCTCCAACATGTGCTTCCCCGCATGATGATCGACCGCCTGCCGGATGAGGTCGTCTTCGAGCAAATCCCTTTCCTTCGCGGCCAAATCGTCAGCCGGGCCCAGGCCATCGAAAAGTCCCTTGCCGAGGCCTGCCACCCGCCCGCGCCTGCTGAAACGGTTCAGGAACCGGATCCGAACGCTGATTCCGCAGCCACATCAGCCACCGCCACCCCGGAGCCGGCCCAAACCGGCACACCCCCAGACATCCTGCTCCGGGGAACCCGGGAATCGATCCTGCCCTACCTGGAACTGGACCGCGGCGACCGCCACGCCCTCGGCAATGTCCAGTCAACCGAGGATTTTTTCATCCAGTTGCGCGTTCAGACCCACGCCCACTGGCACCCGCAACTGGAGGAATTGAAAGACCTGTGCGTGGAACGTCGCAAACTCGACCTCCAGACGAAACTCCAACACTGGCTCCACGGCTGGATTCTGGCCCACGCCCCCTTTTCCTTCATCCTCATCATCCTGACTGTCTGGCACATCGGTGTCGCCCTCTTCGCCTACTGAACCGGTCCATAACCACAAAATCCCCACAACAAAGAATACCCCCATTGATCCGTATTTATTAGTGGTCCGATATGTCTTCATCCAAACCCAGCCTGAAACAGATCGCCAAGCGCTACGCCGGCAATCTGTCCTATTTCAAGGAGAACCACTACTTTCGCACCCTGCGCAAGCATCTCTTCCTGTACAGCACCCTGGCCGCCCTGTTGCTCGTGCTCGCGGCCACCATCATCACCACTTGGGAATCCTCCGTCTCCGGAAAATACCTCTTATCCCGCATCTACAATCCGGGCCCGGTTTCGCAAGCCCACGCCGATCTGGCCAACGACTGTGCCGCCTGCCACGGTCGGCCCAATTCCATCTTCCAGGTATCGGTCGAAAATTCGCCCGTCGACACCGCCTGCATGAAGTGCCACCAGCAGCACGACTTCCACGCCAGCCAGTCGCCCCGCACCCACTCCTGCACCGCCTGCCACCACGAACACCTCACCGCCGGGCCGATGAAACCCGTGGCCGACGCCAATTGCGCTTCCTGCCACGGCAACACCCAAACCATGAGGGCAGCCGAAACGACAGCCCGATCCCTGCCACCCTCGGCCCTTGATCTGACCCCGCGCGACGGACACACCCATTTCCAACCGGGCCGTTCGGCCACCCCGCCCGCCGTTTTCACCTCTTTTGAAAAAGGCCACCCCGAGTGGCAGATCCACCGGGAAAAACTCAAAGACCCGAATTCCCTGGCCTTCAACCACGCCCTGCACCTCAAGGGCGACGGCATCCCCCTCGTCGGGGGAAAGAAGCTGGATTGCAACTACTGCCACCAACCCGACCCCAGCGGATCCTACCTCCAACCGATGGTCTTCGAGAAAAACTGCCAAGCCTGCCACTCCCTCCAATTCGACCCCCGCAATCCCGACCTCGCCATCCCCCATGGCAGTGTCGAGGCCGTGCAGGCCTACCTGGCCAGTCTACCGCTCCAATATGCCAAGAAAGGCCGCGCCCGGGGCATTTCCGGCGAGGCCGAACTCCGGGCCTACGTCATGGCCCAGATCGAAGCCCTACGACAGGATGTGCGTTCCGGTGATGACCTGACCAAGAAAGTTTTCTTCAGCGATGCCGACAAAGGTCCGACCGGTGCGATCAAGGGTATGCCCGAGGAGGGCCGGGCCCGCTTTGCCGGTTGTGCCTACTGCCACCAGGTTGGCGGCCAGGCCACCAATACGCCGGTTGTCAAAGCCCCAACCACCCCGGATCGCTGGCTGGGACGTGCCTTTTTCAATCACGCCAAACACCAGCATGTGAGCTGCAGCGAGTGCCATCAGGCCGAAGCCAGCCATCTGACGAGCGACATCCTCATGCCCACGATGGTCAGTTGCCAGAAGTGCCACAGCGCCCAGGGGGGTATTGTCGCCAGTTGTGAGACCTGCCACAGCTACCATCCCCACCCCACCGCGCCGGCCGCCCATGCCCATTTCCAAAAAACCGCATCATCCGCAGCTCCGAAGACGCTCAAATCCCTCATGACGGCGACCGAAGTCCGCTGATGCGGCCATTACCGCACCTAGGGTACAGAGTTGAAAATGCCGGAGAGATTCGAAAAACCCCCGACATTGCTCCGGCCATAATGTTTGCCGCTGCTGGAGGAGGAGTATTCCAAGCGGTCAAAGGCGATCTGAACCGGGTTGGTCCCATCCCACTGCACAAAAAGATAGGGAGCATAGGCCGGGCGGAGGCTGTAAGTGGAATTGCCCACCGCGTAGAAGACCTGGGTTAGGTTGCCGCCCTGGCTCGAGATGCCGTCAAAAGTGTAACTATAATTCCCACCCGTACCGGCGGCGTTGATGGTCATCTGCACCTGTTGGGTGCCGAAGAGCCCGGGGAAGGTGAAGGTTTTATTGGCGACCGAAGCCGGTATGAAGGGGTTGCGGGCCAAGCTGTAATCCACCCGGGAATACTGGAAAAAAGCCCTCGCACCCGAGGCTTGGCCGGTCACATCGACATCTCCCGTGGGGGCAACACCGTGGAAATAGACATCATTGACGAACCGCGTCCAACTCACCAGATCGGTGCTGTTGGACCCGAAGTATGAGGAATAGGGCTGCCGGTCGTAGCCCAGGGTGGTGGCCGTGCCGTTCCGGGTCAGCGAGGGACGCCCCCCCACGACCTTGGGAAGTCCGTTGGGCTGGAGGTTGAAGCTGGAATAAGACGGGCCGTAAATGTTGACCGAAGCAATCGTCACCGGGGTCAGCGGGACGGAAGTGGCGTTCGTCGTCACGGCATTCAGGGCATCGCAGACAGCGGCCCCCGAGGTGACACGGCCAAAGATGGTGTAACTGCCATCGAGGCCCGTCGGTGCAGCCGTGGCGTTTCCCGTGGTGATGTAAAACTGGGAACCGTTGGAATACGCGCCGCCGGAATTGGCCATGGCCACGGTGTAGGGTGTGGCATGGCTGAGACTGGGATCAATCTCGTTGGCAAAGGAATAGCCGGGCCCGTCGGTGCCCTGGCCATTGCGGGAACCGGTTTGCGAGACAAAGTTGGCCACGACGCGATGGAAGGTCAGTCCTTGGTAAAAAGGATCGTTGCGCAGGCGGCCGGTGGCCGGATCAATCCAGGCGTTGCGACCGGTGGCCAATCCGATGAAATTGGCCACGGCCACCGGAGCCTTGACGGGCTCCAAGGTGATGGTGAAGTTCCCAACCACCCCGCCCGTGAGCTGGACGTCGGCAAAAATCTGGGATTGCGCGCCTGCCGGAGCAGCCAGAACCGCCGCGACGCATGCCATGAACATGATCCCTTGTCGGAACATACTCTGGTTCAGCGGTTCGTTCGGAATGGATGATCCGGACCCCCTAAAGAGGAGGAATCTTCAGACAATCGGGGACGGGGTATTGCGGGCCGGCTTTTCCAGCCGGTTGAAGAGATTGCCAAAGTCGGCCGGGGGCGCGGTCTTTTCTGTCGTGCGTGAATTGCCGACAAAGGTGGCCCCATCGCTCAGGCTGAAACGCGGCGACACCACATCGCCGTAAAGCTGGGCCTTGGCCGCCACCTCCACTTTGTCCTTGGCATCGATGTTGCCCTGCATCTTGCCACGGATGACCACGGTGGACTGGGCCTGGATATCCGCCTTGACCACCGCGCTCTCGCCGATGATCAGCGGTCCGTCGGCAATGATCTCGCCTTCAAAGCGTCCGTTGATCTCCATGCTCGATGAAAAACACAGAGTGCCCTTGAACTCGACATCCTCGGAAATGTGGGCGTTGGTGGACTTGGTGCTGCGGGTGGGTTCCATGGCTTCTTTGACTCCTTTGAGTGGGGGAAAGGTGAGTTTGTCTTCGGCTGCCAATTCGGCGCCTTTCTTGAACACGTCCGTGAACATGAGCGGATTCAAACGCATTTACCGGGGGAGTCGAGCGGATTCGCATGGGGATTGCGGGCAAATATCCGGGTTGACCCCCCCCTGCCCGCGAGTCCATGCTTCCTGCCGCCATGGTCCACCACCTCATGCTCTTCAAACTCAAGTCCGACGTCACCCCTGCTCAGACCGAAAACATCATGGTCGAAACTCGCATCCGCCTCCTGAAAATCGCCGAGGTCATGAACCTCCGCTGCGGCAAGAAGATCGACGTCAAAAAGAACCCCCATGACGTCTTTGTTTCGATGGATTTCGAAAACATGTCCAAGTTGAACACCGCCCGGGCAAGCGCCCTCTGGGTGCAGTATGAAAAACAGGTCATCGAACCCAATGTCACCACCCTGACCGAATTCGACTACGAAATGGATCCCGGCAAAGACGTGGCCTATTCCTGAACGGAAAACGGACCGGACACACTTTCCCGGACTTGCCGGCCCGGAATGAGGGTTGACTGAATTTATCCGGCTACGCGCAGACTGCGTCCCAAGCATTGGCCCGCCCAAGCCACCTGCTCCGGCGTCATCACCAACGGCGGCGAGAGACTGAGGACATTTCCCAGCGGACCGCCACCGAGCACAATCAACCCTTCGGCAAGGCAGGACTCCATCAGCTTGCCCGCCGCAACTTTCCGCTTCAATTCCACCCCCCAAAGCAATCCCCGTCCGCGGATTTCCCGCACCTTGGCCGAAGCCATCAATGGGGCCAGGGCCTCACACCACCGCGCCTCGGCCAGACGGGCCTCGTTATCCCGCCCCGGTTGTTCCCAGAAAGCCAGTGATTCCAACACCGCCCGCATCCCCAGGGGCGAACCCAGAAAAGTGCTGGTGTGCAGGGCTTCTCCAGTCGAAACCGGCCAGGCATCCATCACCGACGCCCGGCCCACACAAGCAGAAACCGGCAGACATCCCGTCAGAGCCTTTCCCAGACAAATCAAGTCCGGATAAACCTTTTCATATTCGCAGGCAAAGAATCGCCCGGTGCGAAAGAAGCCCGTGTATATCTCGTCGTAAATCAACAGAATCCCCGCCGCGTCGGCGATGCGGCGCAGTTCGGGCAAAAAGCCCTTCGGCGGGATGATCTCGCCCCCCCGCCCCTGGATCGGTTCCACCAAGATCGCACCAATATCCCGTCGTCGGGACAGGGCCTCGACGGCGTGGATGGCGTCGGGCATTTCCGCCGCTTTGGCGGGGAACGGTGCCCATTCCGCCAAATCAGCCAGTTGCTGGCGGAAGGGCGACTGGAATGCCTCCAAGCCGGTCACCGCCAGTGATCCGAACCCCAACCCATGGTAACCCGAGCGGAAGGCAATGACCCGTGGACGCCCGGTCACCAACGCAGCTGTCTTCAGCGCGGCCTCCACCGCCTCAAACCCCGAGTTTCCCAAAAGAACCTTCCCCGAACCCAGCCCCCAACGCTCGAAGGTCACCCGGCTCAACCCCTCGCAAACCCTCACCTTGAGCTCGGTCGGATGGACATCGCCCATCCCGTGGTTCAGCTGGGCTGCCTGCCCGCCCAGAGCGGCCGCCAGCTCCGTGCGTCCATAGCCCGCCGTGGCCACGCCGAAGCCACTGGTCACGTCAAGGAATCGATTGCCGTCCACATCCCAGACATTCGCCCCCTCGGCCCGTTCCCAAAAAACCGGGAACTTCGGTGAAAGAAAAGTCACATTGGGCGACTCATGCGCGCGCAAGCGCCGCGCCAGATCCAGCGAACGCGGTCCGGGAATTCCACTCAGGATCTCAGGCAGCATGAACAACCCCCAGCCGAATGCGGGCGCGGATTCACAAGGACAAGGGCTCCCGACCCGGGTTTCCAGTCTTGAGGTGAACCACCCGCTGCGGGAAAGGCAGGGCGACTCCGGCCCGGTTCAACGCCGCAAAAACCGCCCGGTTGACCGCATAACGTGTATTGAAATAATTCCGGCTAGGCACCCAGTAGCGATAACCAATCACCACGGCCGAGTCGCCGAAGTTGTCGATGCCAACCTGCGGCACGGGTTCACGAACGACTTCGGGCACGGACCATACCGCCGCCCGCACCGCTTCAACCGCGCGGTCCATATCGGCGGCGTAATCCACCCCTACCACCGATTCCACCACCCGGTTGCCCTTCGAATTCGTCTGGACCTCGCCCACGATTTGCTTGTTGGGGATGGTGATGATTTCGCCGTCCTCGGTATGCAGGCGGGTGAACCCCAGCTTGACCTCCTCGACCACCCCGGAATACTCGCCCACCCGGATCAGGTCGCCCAAGGTGAACGGGCGGGTCAGGATGATGATCAGCCCGGCGCCATAATTGGAAATGGGTCCCTGCAGGGCCAGGCTGATGCCGAGGGTGCCGGCGCCCACGATGGCCACCAAAGGCGTGACCGAGATGCCGACCAGGTCGAGCGCCGCCAGCACGATGAACGCAATGAGCGCGAACCTCACTCCGCTGCCGATGAACCGCGCCAGCAATACATCCAAATTCTTTTTCTCACAGAAGCGGGTGACGAAGTTCCCAACCTTGCCCGCCGCCCACCATCCCAGGGCCAGAACCACCGCGGCTCCGAGGATCTGGAAAAAATACTTCACGACAAAATCCATCACCTTGGCGAGGACTTCCTGCCCGAGGGCAATTTTGGCGGCTTGGGCTT encodes:
- a CDS encoding aspartate aminotransferase family protein; its protein translation is MLPEILSGIPGPRSLDLARRLRAHESPNVTFLSPKFPVFWERAEGANVWDVDGNRFLDVTSGFGVATAGYGRTELAAALGGQAAQLNHGMGDVHPTELKVRVCEGLSRVTFERWGLGSGKVLLGNSGFEAVEAALKTAALVTGRPRVIAFRSGYHGLGFGSLAVTGLEAFQSPFRQQLADLAEWAPFPAKAAEMPDAIHAVEALSRRRDIGAILVEPIQGRGGEIIPPKGFLPELRRIADAAGILLIYDEIYTGFFRTGRFFACEYEKVYPDLICLGKALTGCLPVSACVGRASVMDAWPVSTGEALHTSTFLGSPLGMRAVLESLAFWEQPGRDNEARLAEARWCEALAPLMASAKVREIRGRGLLWGVELKRKVAAGKLMESCLAEGLIVLGGGPLGNVLSLSPPLVMTPEQVAWAGQCLGRSLRVAG
- the trpS gene encoding tryptophan--tRNA ligase, with product MLASVGHPYSMRVLSGIQPSGAAHLGNYFGMMRPAIELQARHEGCFYFIADYHALTSAGESGGLEQRVQDLAVDFLACGLDPSRTVFYRQSAVPEVHELAWYLSQVTPVGLLERCHSYKDKTSRGLAANHGLFAYPVLMAADILLYDADLVPVGKDQKQHLEVTRDIAQKFNEAFGPVFKLPEPSIREETATLPGLDGQKMSKSYHNTLDLFAPEKEFRKKIMSLKTDSTPVEAPKPIEGSLLLALAKPAASDEQFAALVSSMQAGGRGYGDYKKELFELLWEFLRPMREKRAELAADPGWVAGVLQQGGEKARVVAATTLERVRKAVGIQP
- a CDS encoding polymer-forming cytoskeletal protein, with the translated sequence MFTDVFKKGAELAAEDKLTFPPLKGVKEAMEPTRSTKSTNAHISEDVEFKGTLCFSSSMEINGRFEGEIIADGPLIIGESAVVKADIQAQSTVVIRGKMQGNIDAKDKVEVAAKAQLYGDVVSPRFSLSDGATFVGNSRTTEKTAPPADFGNLFNRLEKPARNTPSPIV
- a CDS encoding peptidylprolyl isomerase produces the protein MFMACVAAVLAAPAGAQSQIFADVQLTGGVVGNFTITLEPVKAPVAVANFIGLATGRNAWIDPATGRLRNDPFYQGLTFHRVVANFVSQTGSRNGQGTDGPGYSFANEIDPSLSHATPYTVAMANSGGAYSNGSQFYITTGNATAAPTGLDGSYTIFGRVTSGAAVCDALNAVTTNATSVPLTPVTIASVNIYGPSYSSFNLQPNGLPKVVGGRPSLTRNGTATTLGYDRQPYSSYFGSNSTDLVSWTRFVNDVYFHGVAPTGDVDVTGQASGARAFFQYSRVDYSLARNPFIPASVANKTFTFPGLFGTQQVQMTINAAGTGGNYSYTFDGISSQGGNLTQVFYAVGNSTYSLRPAYAPYLFVQWDGTNPVQIAFDRLEYSSSSSGKHYGRSNVGGFSNLSGIFNSVP
- a CDS encoding multiheme c-type cytochrome, with product MKAFVLFSSAFAFGPLLLAAAPDFVGSKNCSTSGCHGGAGDLSKQYTVWFRADPHSRGHSTLTTARSARMAEALGMADAARDARCTTCHAPFAAVAPERLAASARIEEGISCESCHGAAEGWWRSHTRKDYSRGQRVAAGMRDLQDLYLRANTCVACHQVIDPELVRAGHPRLHFELESHQEREPRHWKEIWGGPQAWITGQLAVLRELAHRRKTAEDDVVREDWESTLWVLKEILPAAEFARVLPEQPDAVVCDDFARQLAGGKWNDNQTEAVFKRLGQLAGGMASRPAWTAMDAARWRKLAGGLAAVGASMPGAKEERFREALERLRKPLDPGAKGPRVSLADDLKIVAGR
- a CDS encoding cyclic nucleotide-binding domain-containing protein, whose amino-acid sequence is MVTVPMESKLGQGEALSCDRLLGFLPALGEVPKGVFTKFAEGAASVRHFKAGDLVCREGDFGSTAFYIVSGSVDIFIASPQAHITTSLQTGGFFGRTIARMKSALRPETNDGRKDTPPRRRWIPVDASVDLAVGSPIAQLGAGELFGEMTCRTFQPRSATVRAREDCVMVEMLRVVLDMLVGTRDIMEEIKSTTKVKAPTFKGTSFKAELDKKYRERALLNHIRNVPIFESLDESFVQQLCARAGLQTFYKGQVICRENDPADRFYLIRQGMVKVSQGMPGGEMVLTYLSRGDYFGEIGLVRRLPRTATCTATDTVDLVVIGADDFHAMLAAYPSVAQTIEAVVDQRLAPSSRERPASLPASSTLREALDLGLLQAQNLLLIDLEKCTRCDLCVQACAEAHEGVTRLLRDGTRYQNYLVATACRSCQDPLCMTQCPVGSIRRKESLEIVIEDWCIGCTKCAELCPYGNITMHPIEWKLDKAETANKKPETPPATATPAAKKPAATSKATTCDLCTDLATPSCVYACPHDAAMRVNPVDFFSRRMPGLSGLLMGEKKPIQRAHFRTTH
- a CDS encoding mechanosensitive ion channel, whose protein sequence is MSTEAVSQAQAAKIALGQEVLAKVMDFVVKYFFQILGAAVVLALGWWAAGKVGNFVTRFCEKKNLDVLLARFIGSGVRFALIAFIVLAALDLVGISVTPLVAIVGAGTLGISLALQGPISNYGAGLIIILTRPFTLGDLIRVGEYSGVVEEVKLGFTRLHTEDGEIITIPNKQIVGEVQTNSKGNRVVESVVGVDYAADMDRAVEAVRAAVWSVPEVVREPVPQVGIDNFGDSAVVIGYRYWVPSRNYFNTRYAVNRAVFAALNRAGVALPFPQRVVHLKTGNPGREPLSL
- a CDS encoding Dabb family protein; this translates as MLPAAMVHHLMLFKLKSDVTPAQTENIMVETRIRLLKIAEVMNLRCGKKIDVKKNPHDVFVSMDFENMSKLNTARASALWVQYEKQVIEPNVTTLTEFDYEMDPGKDVAYS